A window of Candidatus Jettenia caeni contains these coding sequences:
- a CDS encoding CRISPR-associated protein — protein MDIPKEIMDKFGSKDKQNHVGKNFQNQQYRSDKKGMRAEQPTKTAEIVFRANGQLRRDLLTTDAENWSNLLYDNGFGVTPTALRNFYNEVKALQSQIEAGGFQSNEAMVGLLKSKAAYAYARAENKRKTGFGHLKSMIEQGSDLSKSERDFNDFALFFEAVMGFFKGR, from the coding sequence ATGGATATCCCAAAAGAAATAATGGATAAATTTGGTAGTAAGGATAAACAAAATCATGTTGGTAAAAATTTTCAAAATCAACAATACCGTTCTGATAAAAAGGGTATGCGGGCAGAACAACCAACTAAAACGGCAGAGATTGTTTTCAGAGCCAATGGACAGCTAAGAAGAGATCTTTTAACCACTGATGCAGAAAATTGGTCAAATTTGCTTTATGATAACGGATTTGGTGTCACACCCACCGCACTAAGAAATTTTTATAACGAAGTTAAGGCGTTGCAATCACAAATAGAAGCGGGTGGATTCCAATCTAACGAGGCAATGGTAGGACTTTTAAAGTCTAAGGCTGCTTACGCATACGCAAGGGCAGAAAACAAACGGAAAACAGGTTTTGGACATTTAAAAAGTATGATTGAACAAGGTTCTGATCTTAGTAAATCTGAAAGAGACTTTAATGATTTTGCTCTTTTTTTTGAGGCAGTAATGGGCTTTTTTAAAGGGAGATAA
- a CDS encoding CRISPR-associated protein: MEFKEYKTVTGIIQCVSGLRIGGSKDTIEIGGMDNPIIRNPLDKFPYIPGSSIKGKIRSLLEWEIDGKLGKNGNVHQFKDCNKDVNCPICRIFGVTDDEVNFGPGRAIFRDGWVTESSKDKLKKLQLKKGLLYVEEKTETAIDRLKGKAKTGSLRQYERVPAGTDFSFRIDYRVFDINDKGETDETNFQWLLHGLWLLEQDALGGSGSRGYGQIQFGISKDGKFIPGNVFVDNKEEEIKDRYQEITGKNKRT, encoded by the coding sequence ATGGAATTTAAAGAATACAAGACAGTGACTGGCATTATTCAATGTGTGAGTGGTCTTAGAATCGGAGGTTCTAAGGATACTATTGAAATTGGAGGTATGGATAATCCGATTATAAGAAATCCACTAGATAAATTTCCATATATCCCAGGTTCATCTATTAAAGGTAAAATCCGTTCACTTCTCGAATGGGAGATAGATGGTAAATTAGGCAAAAATGGCAATGTACATCAATTTAAGGATTGCAATAAAGATGTAAACTGTCCTATATGTAGGATATTTGGAGTAACAGATGATGAGGTTAACTTTGGTCCTGGTAGGGCAATTTTCAGAGATGGGTGGGTTACTGAATCTTCAAAAGATAAATTAAAAAAACTCCAACTTAAAAAAGGTCTCCTGTATGTCGAAGAAAAAACGGAGACGGCCATTGATCGCCTCAAAGGTAAAGCAAAAACAGGTAGTTTACGTCAATATGAACGTGTTCCTGCTGGTACCGACTTTTCATTCCGCATAGATTACCGTGTGTTTGATATAAACGACAAAGGAGAAACAGACGAGACAAATTTTCAATGGCTTCTTCATGGTCTATGGCTTTTGGAACAAGATGCGCTTGGAGGCTCAGGAAGCAGAGGATACGGGCAGATACAGTTCGGCATTTCTAAAGATGGAAAGTTTATACCCGGTAACGTGTTTGTAGATAACAAAGAGGAAGAGATTAAGGATCGCTATCAAGAAATCACAGGCAAGAATAAGAGGACATAA
- a CDS encoding CRISPR-associated protein → MDERRKREYQTVMLAALLHDIGKFLNRADVRKKHPLFSADYVSSDEFKKRIGKNWVDFDLLKILVQRHHEYSRMPDELLVQKIEDTHARALAYIVSRADSYSSSERLGEEPSELDFKNARLRSILTRVDIEKGQPIPQYYNMQKLLPKAAFPISINELSQLSYSYEKLHGEFGKSFLNFMPKDFDALFNGYLSLLEEFLWCVPSDTRDKFNDISLYDHLSTTSAIAACLYQYHYSNFDEKEIINNSKDKFMLIAGDLSGIQKFIFEIGSSNPKKLSKILRGRSFYLSLLTEVASIKILRRLNLPISCRIMNAGGRFVLIVPNTPFAKEAVPKLKQEIDTWFYQQFLGKLSLNIACDIALSGEDFGSEKFSQKYKELGQAVELSKKKRFLDIVMSNEGMIGAAMRNAFASLQEKGTCEFCKIYPKDSGKERCQMCTNSENLGEELVSKPLLYFYEGEGKGEFDLMGYSLSFKVKGNDWILLERIGDEESNKNEGFIRRYISNYIPETSEDDIDLNNEHPDEGNTLCKYCGNSCKLEGDGEENIPIRKQLVAKYLTFQCISASAVRDNNGKGVDHLAIIKADVDDLGFIFSNGLRDAFSISRYASLSRMLNYFFTGWLIEEIREKFPMTYTVYAGGDDLLMIAPWEDAFRFGRQIGVKFKSYVGGNPNITISMGINLMRPGSPVKLATKGADDNLDKSKEADGKNSITVFDTTVKWDELRELEEFMKALNNAFNEEDAKVNASFLYRLLKYHEMYLSSEDGIVEGLKFHSLMTRDVRRNIEKKNKQGNVLNQIFLDMLSPLYIVGTGFNKTLMNNLKIPVFWTLYKNRGGGR, encoded by the coding sequence ATGGATGAAAGGCGAAAAAGGGAATATCAGACTGTTATGCTTGCAGCATTGCTACATGATATTGGCAAGTTTTTAAATCGTGCAGATGTAAGAAAAAAACATCCACTCTTTTCCGCAGACTATGTTTCGAGTGATGAATTTAAAAAACGGATTGGCAAGAATTGGGTTGATTTTGACTTGTTGAAAATCTTGGTTCAGCGACACCATGAATATTCCCGAATGCCCGATGAATTGTTAGTTCAAAAAATTGAAGATACTCATGCAAGAGCATTGGCATATATTGTTAGCCGAGCCGATAGCTATTCCTCAAGCGAAAGGCTTGGCGAAGAACCATCTGAATTGGATTTTAAAAATGCAAGATTAAGGTCTATTTTAACAAGGGTTGATATCGAGAAAGGACAACCAATTCCACAATACTATAATATGCAGAAGTTATTACCAAAAGCTGCATTTCCCATTTCCATTAATGAACTTTCGCAGTTAAGTTACAGTTATGAAAAACTGCATGGGGAGTTTGGGAAATCTTTTCTAAATTTTATGCCAAAAGATTTTGATGCTCTCTTCAATGGTTACTTATCACTCCTTGAAGAATTTTTATGGTGCGTTCCAAGTGATACACGGGATAAATTTAACGATATCTCTCTTTACGATCATCTTTCAACAACATCAGCCATTGCGGCATGTCTTTATCAATACCATTACAGTAATTTTGATGAAAAAGAAATTATCAATAATAGTAAGGACAAATTCATGCTTATTGCCGGCGATCTCTCCGGCATCCAGAAGTTTATATTCGAAATCGGCTCATCAAACCCCAAAAAATTGAGTAAGATACTCAGAGGACGTTCTTTCTATCTTTCCCTTTTAACAGAAGTGGCCTCTATTAAGATATTAAGAAGACTCAATCTTCCAATAAGTTGCCGGATTATGAACGCGGGTGGACGATTCGTCCTAATTGTGCCCAATACACCGTTTGCAAAAGAGGCAGTTCCTAAATTAAAGCAAGAGATTGATACCTGGTTTTATCAGCAATTTCTTGGCAAACTCTCTTTAAATATTGCCTGCGACATTGCGCTTTCCGGAGAAGATTTTGGTTCAGAAAAATTCTCACAAAAATATAAGGAGTTGGGACAGGCAGTAGAATTATCTAAGAAAAAACGGTTTTTGGATATTGTAATGAGTAACGAAGGAATGATAGGCGCTGCAATGCGAAATGCCTTTGCGTCTTTGCAAGAAAAAGGCACATGTGAATTTTGCAAGATATATCCAAAGGATAGCGGTAAAGAACGCTGTCAGATGTGCACTAATTCAGAAAATCTGGGAGAAGAACTTGTATCCAAACCGCTTTTATACTTTTACGAGGGAGAAGGCAAGGGTGAATTTGATTTAATGGGATATAGTCTTTCTTTTAAAGTTAAAGGCAATGACTGGATACTTTTGGAGAGAATCGGAGATGAAGAAAGCAACAAAAATGAGGGATTTATAAGACGATACATCTCAAACTATATCCCTGAAACGAGTGAAGACGATATCGATTTAAACAATGAACATCCGGATGAAGGAAATACACTCTGTAAATATTGTGGAAATTCCTGCAAACTTGAAGGAGACGGTGAAGAAAATATTCCCATAAGAAAGCAATTGGTGGCAAAATATCTAACGTTTCAGTGCATATCAGCTTCAGCAGTTAGAGATAATAATGGTAAAGGTGTTGACCATCTTGCAATTATCAAGGCAGATGTGGATGATCTGGGTTTTATATTTAGCAATGGGTTGAGAGATGCCTTTTCCATATCGAGATATGCAAGTCTGTCGAGGATGTTGAATTACTTCTTCACCGGCTGGCTCATAGAAGAAATAAGAGAAAAATTCCCCATGACCTACACTGTTTACGCTGGTGGTGACGATTTACTCATGATTGCACCATGGGAAGATGCGTTTAGGTTTGGTCGTCAGATTGGAGTTAAGTTCAAATCCTATGTTGGAGGGAATCCCAATATAACCATATCCATGGGCATTAATCTAATGCGTCCGGGCAGTCCAGTCAAATTGGCAACGAAAGGCGCTGATGACAATCTTGATAAATCAAAAGAAGCGGATGGAAAAAACAGCATTACCGTATTTGACACAACAGTAAAATGGGATGAACTCCGAGAGTTAGAGGAGTTCATGAAGGCATTAAATAACGCCTTTAATGAGGAGGATGCAAAAGTCAACGCATCCTTTCTCTACAGGTTGTTGAAATATCATGAGATGTATTTGTCATCAGAGGATGGAATTGTCGAGGGACTCAAATTCCATTCCCTTATGACAAGGGATGTGCGAAGAAATATTGAAAAGAAGAACAAGCAAGGAAATGTCCTAAATCAAATTTTTCTCGATATGTTAAGCCCATTGTATATAGTAGGAACTGGATTTAATAAAACACTTATGAATAACCTTAAAATACCTGTATTTTGGACGCTTTATAAAAATAGAGGAGGTGGGAGATAA